In Lolium rigidum isolate FL_2022 chromosome 3, APGP_CSIRO_Lrig_0.1, whole genome shotgun sequence, the genomic window tttttttctcaaatgatattaCTCGTATGCATGAAAACATTGTGTAATGAAGATTTGTGATTCGATCGGCATCCTTTCTTGAGGAGATTTGATCGGGTCGATTTACGGTAGCACATTTCCTTGTTCGTAAGTATTTTTTGTGGCTGTAGCATTTTAGTCCCCCGCTTCATTCTGCGCTCAACGCCTTTATAAACCCAACCGCGCGTCACACAAACCATTCCCTCCCGTCTTCCGTTCCTCCTCCCACTCTCGTGGTCTCGCCGCCATGCACATGGAAGCACCACACCCTCCTCCGTCAATGGACATCCATGAACCCGCGCCGCCGTCCCCTCTCTCCTCCGACATTTCGCCGCACTTCCCGCCGTCCATCGCAGACGCCGGCGCCGTTGCGCTGGACCTCTCCTTCACCTCCACCGCCTCCGCGTCCACCTCCTccttcaccaccgccaccaccttcaGCGCGCGGAGCTCGCTCTCCCTGCCGTCCTTCTCCTCGTCCACATCTCTCTCGCCGCGGCCTCACTCGTCATCCGCATCCCCGCACTGGAcgcacctcgccgccgcccgcgccaccacccctgaCGGCGTCCTCCGTCTCGCCCACCTCCACCTCATCCGGGAGCTCGGCCACGGACACCTCGCGCGGGTCTTCCTCTGCCGCCTCAAGTCCTCGCCGCCGGCCTCCCCGCTCTTCGCGCTCAAGGTCGTCGACCTCCGCGACGACGACCCGTCCCGTGTCTGCCACGTCCTCGCCGAGTCCCGCGTCCTCTCCTCCCTCGACCACCCCTTCGTGCCCACCCTCTACGCGCGCCTCGATGCTGGGCGCTACGCGTGCTTCCTCATGGACTACTGCGCCGGGGGCGACCTGCACTCggtgctccgccgccgccccggagGCCGCCTGCCCGTCGCCGCCGCGAGGTTCTACGCCGCGGAGGTGCTGCTCGCTCTCGAGTACCTGCACGTGCTCGGGTTCGTGTACCGCGACCTCAAGCCGGAGAACGTCCTGCTCCGAGGCGACGGGCACGTCGTGCTCTCTGACTTCGACCTCGCGCTCCCGGCGTCCGTGGAGCCTTCCGTCCGTCGCCGACAGGTGCGGCAGCCGAGCCGACGCCGCAAGAGGAGCTTCCTGCCGTCGTGCTTCGGATCCGCCAAGGGCGGCAGCGAAGAGGAGGATGCCGACGTTGACGCGAAGGAGCGGTTCGAGTTCGTGGCCGAGCCGACGGCGGCGAGCTCCAAGGACTGCGTGGGCACGCACGAGTACCTGGCGCCGGAGCTGGTGAGCGGGAGCG contains:
- the LOC124698758 gene encoding serine/threonine-protein kinase WAG1-like, which translates into the protein MEAPHPPPSMDIHEPAPPSPLSSDISPHFPPSIADAGAVALDLSFTSTASASTSSFTTATTFSARSSLSLPSFSSSTSLSPRPHSSSASPHWTHLAAARATTPDGVLRLAHLHLIRELGHGHLARVFLCRLKSSPPASPLFALKVVDLRDDDPSRVCHVLAESRVLSSLDHPFVPTLYARLDAGRYACFLMDYCAGGDLHSVLRRRPGGRLPVAAARFYAAEVLLALEYLHVLGFVYRDLKPENVLLRGDGHVVLSDFDLALPASVEPSVRRRQVRQPSRRRKRSFLPSCFGSAKGGSEEEDADVDAKERFEFVAEPTAASSKDCVGTHEYLAPELVSGSGHGNGVDWWAFGVFLYELVYGRTPFKGAAKDVTLKNILSKQVTYPKLDGDAEAAAQLRDLIGRLLERDPRRRMGAARGAAEIKRHPFFAGVDWALIRCVTPPLVPEADAASPTSAAAGAKLGSWNSLGGSSFKKASSFKKSSSFGRRSSVEERQGVFCKLMSWNQESRCKRTRTSKLKP